A part of Salvelinus alpinus chromosome 5, SLU_Salpinus.1, whole genome shotgun sequence genomic DNA contains:
- the mfsd10 gene encoding major facilitator superfamily domain-containing protein 10 isoform X1 produces MPLDLGKEFNQKGGMSSETGSEEAIGSSRVIKSVFFALLLDLLGFTLILPLLPSILDHYGQTEDSVYQSLQSIVDWFREAVGVPMETKYNSVLFGGLIGSLFSLLQFVSSPLTGAASDHYGRKPLLILTTLGLMSSYAVWAVSCSFSMFLLSRVIGGICKGNVSLCTAMIADLPCPKARNKGMMMVGIAFSLGFTVGPLMGAYFAINSSKEEVFYHGPAVLALVFSAADLLFIIVMLPETLPKQNKTQVSSVTSGIQESGDLLNPVALFHFSALTRTEDPPSKEKMQNLKVLGLVYFTYLFLFSGLEFTLSFLTHQRFQFTSMQQGKMFFFMGITMALIQGGYARRIKPGHHIRTVRLAILLLIPAFALIGLAWNLKMVYIGLILYSFAAAIVVPCLTTLVSDHGSANQKGTVMGILRSLGALARALGPIVASSVYWIAGAETCFIISSTSFIIPLVLLRRLGGLKQE; encoded by the exons ATGCCACTGGATTTAGG GAAGGAGTTTAATCAGAAAGGAGGAATGTCAAGTGAAACGGGATCTGAAGAGGCCATTGGCTCCTCAAGAGTCATCAAGAGTGTTTTCTTTGCCCTCCTCTTGGACTTACTGGGATTCACCCTGATCCTACCTCTCCTCCCATCTATACTGGACCACTATGGCCAAACAGAG GACAGTGTCTATCAGTCACTACAGAGCATTGTGGACTGGTTCAGGGAAGCTGTCGGAGTTCCAATGGAAACAAAATACAACAGTGTCCTCTTTGGAG GTCTGATTGGATCACTCTTCTCTCTGCTGCAGTTCGTGTCGTCCCCTTTAACTGGGGCTGCATCGGATCATTACGGCAGAAAACCGCTACTCATTCTTACCACA TTGGGATTGATGTCTTCCTATGCAGTCTGGGCAGTTTCCTGTAGTTTCAGCATGTTCCTTTTGTCTCGGGTGATTGGGGGTATTTGCAAGGGTAATGTGAGCCTCTGCACTGCCATGATTGCTGACCTTCCTTGCCCGAAGGCACGAAACAAGGGAATG aTGATGGTTGGAATTGCCTTCTCGTTGGGATTCACGGTAGGCCCACTGATGGGGGCCTACTTTGCCATTAACTCCAGTAAGGAGGAGGTATTCTACCATGGCCCAGCTGTACTGGCCCTGGTCTTCAGTGCTGCTGACCTACTCTTCATCATTGTTATGCTGCCAGAGACCCTGCCAAAGCAGAACAAG ACCCAGGTTTCCTCAGTGACCTCTGGGATCCAGGAATCAGGAGATCTTCTCAACCCAGTGGCTCTGTTCCATTTCTCTGCCCTCACAAGGACAGAGGACCCACCCTCTAAAGAGA AAATGCAGAACCTGAAAGTGTTGGGCCTCGTTTACTTCACatatctcttcctcttctctggtCTTGAATTTACATTGAGTTTCCTCACCCATCAACGGTTCCAGTTTACAAG CATGCAGCAGGGTAAGATGTTCTTCTTCATGGGTATCACCATGGCACTGATCCAAGGAGGATATGCCCGTAGGATCAAACCAGGGCATCACATCAGGACTGTTCGTCTG GCAATCCTATTACTGATTCCAGCATTTGCTCTCATTGGACTGGCATGGAATTTGAAGATGGTTTACATAGGTTTGATTTTATACTCATTTG CTGCTGCCATTGTTGTCCCTTGTTTGACAACGCTGGTTTCAGATCATG GTTCGGCCAATCAGAAGGGCACAGTGATGGGAATCCTACGTAGTTTAGGAGCCCTGGCTCGAGCACTGGGCCCCATAGTGGCATCCTCAG TTTACTGGATTGCTGGAGCAGAGACCTGCTTCATTATCAGCTCAACTTCTTTCATCATACCTCTGGTTTTACTGAGAAGACTGGGAGGGCTCAAACAAGAGTGA
- the mfsd10 gene encoding major facilitator superfamily domain-containing protein 10 isoform X2 translates to MSSETGSEEAIGSSRVIKSVFFALLLDLLGFTLILPLLPSILDHYGQTEDSVYQSLQSIVDWFREAVGVPMETKYNSVLFGGLIGSLFSLLQFVSSPLTGAASDHYGRKPLLILTTLGLMSSYAVWAVSCSFSMFLLSRVIGGICKGNVSLCTAMIADLPCPKARNKGMMMVGIAFSLGFTVGPLMGAYFAINSSKEEVFYHGPAVLALVFSAADLLFIIVMLPETLPKQNKTQVSSVTSGIQESGDLLNPVALFHFSALTRTEDPPSKEKMQNLKVLGLVYFTYLFLFSGLEFTLSFLTHQRFQFTSMQQGKMFFFMGITMALIQGGYARRIKPGHHIRTVRLAILLLIPAFALIGLAWNLKMVYIGLILYSFAAAIVVPCLTTLVSDHGSANQKGTVMGILRSLGALARALGPIVASSVYWIAGAETCFIISSTSFIIPLVLLRRLGGLKQE, encoded by the exons ATGTCAAGTGAAACGGGATCTGAAGAGGCCATTGGCTCCTCAAGAGTCATCAAGAGTGTTTTCTTTGCCCTCCTCTTGGACTTACTGGGATTCACCCTGATCCTACCTCTCCTCCCATCTATACTGGACCACTATGGCCAAACAGAG GACAGTGTCTATCAGTCACTACAGAGCATTGTGGACTGGTTCAGGGAAGCTGTCGGAGTTCCAATGGAAACAAAATACAACAGTGTCCTCTTTGGAG GTCTGATTGGATCACTCTTCTCTCTGCTGCAGTTCGTGTCGTCCCCTTTAACTGGGGCTGCATCGGATCATTACGGCAGAAAACCGCTACTCATTCTTACCACA TTGGGATTGATGTCTTCCTATGCAGTCTGGGCAGTTTCCTGTAGTTTCAGCATGTTCCTTTTGTCTCGGGTGATTGGGGGTATTTGCAAGGGTAATGTGAGCCTCTGCACTGCCATGATTGCTGACCTTCCTTGCCCGAAGGCACGAAACAAGGGAATG aTGATGGTTGGAATTGCCTTCTCGTTGGGATTCACGGTAGGCCCACTGATGGGGGCCTACTTTGCCATTAACTCCAGTAAGGAGGAGGTATTCTACCATGGCCCAGCTGTACTGGCCCTGGTCTTCAGTGCTGCTGACCTACTCTTCATCATTGTTATGCTGCCAGAGACCCTGCCAAAGCAGAACAAG ACCCAGGTTTCCTCAGTGACCTCTGGGATCCAGGAATCAGGAGATCTTCTCAACCCAGTGGCTCTGTTCCATTTCTCTGCCCTCACAAGGACAGAGGACCCACCCTCTAAAGAGA AAATGCAGAACCTGAAAGTGTTGGGCCTCGTTTACTTCACatatctcttcctcttctctggtCTTGAATTTACATTGAGTTTCCTCACCCATCAACGGTTCCAGTTTACAAG CATGCAGCAGGGTAAGATGTTCTTCTTCATGGGTATCACCATGGCACTGATCCAAGGAGGATATGCCCGTAGGATCAAACCAGGGCATCACATCAGGACTGTTCGTCTG GCAATCCTATTACTGATTCCAGCATTTGCTCTCATTGGACTGGCATGGAATTTGAAGATGGTTTACATAGGTTTGATTTTATACTCATTTG CTGCTGCCATTGTTGTCCCTTGTTTGACAACGCTGGTTTCAGATCATG GTTCGGCCAATCAGAAGGGCACAGTGATGGGAATCCTACGTAGTTTAGGAGCCCTGGCTCGAGCACTGGGCCCCATAGTGGCATCCTCAG TTTACTGGATTGCTGGAGCAGAGACCTGCTTCATTATCAGCTCAACTTCTTTCATCATACCTCTGGTTTTACTGAGAAGACTGGGAGGGCTCAAACAAGAGTGA